From a region of the Thermus caldilimi genome:
- a CDS encoding NAD-dependent epimerase/dehydratase family protein, with the protein MRVLVTGGAGFIGSHIAESLMREGVEVAVLDNLATGKRENVPQGIYFYKVDLRNREGLERVFREFRPTHVSHQAAQASVKVSVDNPVLDFEVNLLGGLNLLEAMRKWGAEKLVFASTGGAIYGEVPEGERAEETWPPKPKSPYAASKASFEHYLSAYGQNYGLKWVSLRYGNVYGPRQDPHGEAGVVAIFSERILRGEPVTLYARRTPGDEGCVRDYIYVADVVRAHNLALKGLEGIYNVGTGEGHTTQEVLQAVAEAAGRTPQVHPAPPRPGDLERSVLSPLKLMAHGWRPEVGFREGIRLTVEYFRAR; encoded by the coding sequence ATGCGCGTACTGGTGACGGGTGGAGCAGGTTTCATCGGTAGCCACATTGCGGAGAGCCTGATGCGCGAGGGCGTGGAGGTGGCGGTCTTGGACAACCTCGCCACGGGCAAGCGGGAAAACGTTCCCCAAGGCATCTACTTCTACAAGGTGGACCTCAGGAACCGGGAGGGGCTGGAAAGGGTTTTCCGGGAGTTCCGCCCCACCCACGTCTCCCACCAGGCAGCCCAGGCCTCGGTGAAGGTGAGCGTGGATAACCCCGTCCTGGACTTCGAGGTGAACCTCCTGGGCGGTTTGAACCTCCTCGAGGCCATGCGAAAGTGGGGGGCCGAGAAGCTGGTCTTCGCCTCCACAGGAGGGGCCATCTACGGGGAGGTTCCCGAAGGGGAACGGGCCGAGGAAACCTGGCCCCCCAAGCCCAAAAGCCCCTACGCCGCCAGCAAGGCCTCCTTTGAGCACTACCTCTCCGCTTACGGGCAAAACTACGGGCTCAAGTGGGTCTCTCTTCGCTACGGCAACGTCTACGGCCCCCGGCAGGACCCCCATGGGGAGGCCGGGGTGGTGGCCATTTTCTCGGAGAGGATCCTCAGGGGAGAACCGGTCACCCTCTACGCCAGAAGAACCCCCGGGGACGAGGGGTGTGTGCGGGACTACATCTACGTGGCCGATGTGGTGCGGGCTCACAACCTGGCCCTCAAGGGCCTAGAAGGGATCTACAATGTGGGCACCGGCGAGGGACACACCACCCAGGAGGTCCTCCAGGCCGTGGCCGAGGCCGCAGGGCGAACCCCGCAGGTCCATCCAGCCCCTCCGCGTCCCGGCGATCTGGAAAGAAGCGTGCTCTCTCCCTTGAAGCTCATGGCCCATGGCTGGCGGCCCGAGGTGGGTTTCCGGGAGGGCATCCGGCTCACCGTGGAATACTTCCGCGCCCGTTGA
- a CDS encoding lyase family protein: MRWHAVYRRFVLGRHYRFAREALVPHFFDALTAYGMELSRLGIPRAQEAVAALRELRTLPLPSFTGEVEDVFFSIYSQLAEHWGEEVAGAIRRGLSRNDLDLTAFRAYLRDRAVALLGDFLRLRGAVLGVARAHAGVPLVLRTHHRPAQPSTLDHYLLGVEALLERDFRRLRQALDTLDRCPLGASALAGNPYPVDRLRLAALLGFAGPVENTLDAVASGDYALELASALAGLGTSLSRFLTDLLALAERGAFVVGEGLAQGSSFMPQKRNPVVLEHARIYAGQLVGGMGTLASLNHNTPFTDLNDHSTGVLEPLTALMESAEAALELTRVALEESRFEPALLLEELSPEVLASEAVDLLVRKGVPLAEAYRRVQGALPGVRPELLGVEREELLAWMSLEGFFARREVLGGVGPKARGEALAWARKRLKEDRKALAALRARVRLARRLLAKGPEGFQTEEGEKATDQQGQVEGQEHQEEPLG, encoded by the coding sequence ATGCGCTGGCATGCTGTTTACCGCCGCTTTGTTCTGGGCCGTCACTACCGATTCGCCCGCGAAGCCCTAGTTCCCCACTTCTTCGATGCCCTCACCGCTTACGGCATGGAGCTTTCCCGGTTGGGCATCCCAAGAGCGCAGGAAGCGGTGGCCGCTTTAAGGGAACTCCGTACGCTCCCCTTGCCTAGTTTCACGGGGGAGGTGGAGGACGTCTTCTTCTCCATCTACTCCCAGCTTGCCGAGCACTGGGGGGAGGAGGTGGCGGGGGCCATACGCCGGGGGCTATCCCGCAACGACCTGGACCTCACGGCCTTTCGCGCTTACCTGAGGGACCGGGCGGTGGCCTTGCTGGGGGATTTTCTTCGCCTACGGGGGGCGGTACTCGGAGTCGCCCGGGCCCACGCCGGGGTACCCCTGGTCCTCCGCACCCACCACCGGCCGGCCCAGCCCTCCACCTTGGACCATTACCTCCTCGGGGTGGAGGCACTTTTGGAAAGGGACTTCCGCCGTTTGCGGCAGGCTTTGGATACCTTGGATCGGTGCCCTTTGGGGGCCAGTGCCCTGGCGGGGAACCCCTACCCTGTAGACCGGTTGCGGCTTGCCGCCCTTTTGGGTTTTGCCGGACCGGTGGAGAACACCTTGGATGCCGTGGCCTCGGGGGATTATGCCCTGGAGCTGGCCTCGGCCCTGGCGGGACTGGGTACCAGCCTCTCCCGTTTTCTCACCGACCTGCTGGCCCTGGCGGAGCGGGGGGCCTTTGTGGTGGGGGAGGGGTTGGCCCAGGGTTCCAGCTTCATGCCGCAGAAGCGGAATCCCGTGGTGCTGGAGCACGCCCGCATCTATGCGGGCCAGCTGGTGGGCGGGATGGGTACGCTGGCTTCCCTGAACCACAACACCCCCTTCACCGACTTGAACGACCACTCCACCGGGGTACTGGAGCCTTTGACGGCCCTGATGGAAAGCGCCGAGGCAGCCTTGGAGCTTACCCGGGTGGCCCTCGAGGAAAGCCGGTTTGAGCCAGCCCTTCTTCTGGAAGAGCTTTCCCCGGAGGTCCTGGCCTCGGAGGCGGTGGACCTTTTGGTGCGCAAGGGGGTACCCCTTGCCGAGGCGTACCGGCGGGTACAGGGCGCCCTGCCTGGGGTCCGGCCCGAGCTCTTGGGGGTGGAACGGGAGGAACTCCTTGCCTGGATGAGCCTCGAGGGCTTTTTCGCCCGCCGGGAGGTCCTGGGAGGTGTGGGGCCTAAGGCCCGGGGGGAGGCTTTGGCTTGGGCCAGGAAGCGCCTTAAGGAAGACCGCAAGGCCCTAGCGGCCCTGCGGGCTCGGGTGCGCCTGGCCAGGCGCCTGTTGGCCAAAGGGCCTGAGGGTTTCCAGACGGAGGAAGGCGAGAAGGCTACGGACCAGCAGGGGCAGGTGGAAGGCCAGGAGCACCAGGAAGAGCCCCTGGGCTAG
- a CDS encoding ABC transporter ATP-binding protein: protein MGLGRTFQGLEIFRGMSVLDNVKLGAELALSSYPLALPRAEREWQLRAWAEEVLDYLHLSPFRHAPAGMLPYGLQKRVEVARALASRPKLLLLDEPMAGLSLEEKQDLARFLLDAREEWGVTLLWVEHDLRAVLELSDRVLVLSYGEVLYHGPPQGVRQDPKVAEAYLGQV, encoded by the coding sequence ATGGGTTTGGGGCGTACCTTCCAGGGTCTGGAGATCTTCCGGGGCATGAGCGTTTTGGACAACGTAAAGCTGGGAGCCGAGTTGGCCCTTTCCTCCTATCCTCTCGCCCTACCCCGGGCCGAGCGGGAGTGGCAACTCAGGGCTTGGGCCGAGGAGGTCCTGGACTACCTCCACCTCTCCCCCTTTCGCCACGCCCCCGCCGGAATGCTTCCCTACGGCCTGCAGAAGCGGGTGGAGGTAGCCCGGGCCCTGGCCAGCCGGCCCAAGCTCCTCCTCCTGGACGAGCCCATGGCCGGGCTTTCCCTGGAGGAAAAGCAAGATCTCGCCCGCTTCCTCCTGGACGCCCGGGAGGAATGGGGGGTAACCCTCCTCTGGGTGGAACACGACCTAAGGGCAGTCTTGGAGCTTTCCGACAGGGTCCTGGTCCTCTCCTACGGGGAGGTTCTCTACCATGGCCCCCCGCAAGGGGTGCGCCAGGATCCCAAGGTGGCAGAAGCCTA
- a CDS encoding thioredoxin family protein, whose translation MLQYPELPLGSPLIDAELPDPRGGRYRLSQFQEPLLAVIFMCNHCPYVKGSIQEIVSLAEKYRGRVAFVGINPNDYERYPDDAPEKMVEFAKEHGIFFPYLLDESQEVAKAYKALRTPEVFLFDERRLLRYHGRVNDSPKFPEQVQTHDLEAAIEALLKGKEPPLAEAPAIGCTIKWRPGNEPEVQIG comes from the coding sequence ATGTTACAGTACCCGGAGCTACCCCTAGGAAGCCCTTTGATCGACGCCGAGCTTCCCGACCCCCGGGGCGGGCGGTACCGGCTTTCCCAGTTCCAGGAACCCCTCTTGGCCGTGATCTTCATGTGCAACCACTGCCCCTACGTGAAGGGCTCCATCCAGGAGATCGTGAGCCTGGCGGAGAAGTACCGCGGCCGGGTGGCCTTCGTAGGCATCAATCCCAACGACTACGAGCGCTACCCCGACGACGCCCCGGAGAAGATGGTGGAGTTCGCCAAGGAGCACGGCATCTTCTTCCCCTATCTCCTGGACGAGAGCCAGGAGGTGGCCAAGGCCTACAAGGCTTTGCGCACCCCCGAGGTCTTCCTCTTCGACGAAAGGCGCCTCCTCCGCTACCACGGCCGGGTGAACGATAGCCCCAAGTTCCCCGAACAGGTCCAGACCCACGACCTCGAGGCCGCCATCGAAGCCTTGCTCAAGGGGAAAGAGCCCCCTTTGGCGGAAGCCCCGGCCATCGGCTGCACCATCAAGTGGCGCCCGGGAAACGAGCCTGAGGTCCAAATCGGCTAA
- a CDS encoding branched-chain amino acid ABC transporter permease has protein sequence MSDLLPYLIGGLSNGALYGLLALGFVLVYRATSVVNFAIGEFLLVGAYLTYTFALFLPLSLAMLAALPAAFLFGLLVERGFVRPLLGRNVVAVIMATIGLAAALDGGVQLVWGPDLKYLSGELPQLGFQLGEVFVPSRAVWNLLLALPLGLGLLWLLRRSRYGILVRAISEREVAALALGIPTARILAGVWGISALLATLAGALLAVASGVGPNLVFLGLKVFPVAILGGLDSVGGALLAGFILGVLEALSQRYLEPILPGFTEALPFVVVLFVLLVRPYGLLGERQIERV, from the coding sequence ATGTCCGACCTCCTACCGTATCTGATCGGCGGCCTAAGCAACGGGGCCCTCTACGGCCTCCTGGCCTTGGGCTTCGTCTTGGTCTACCGGGCCACCAGCGTGGTGAACTTCGCCATAGGCGAGTTCCTGCTGGTAGGGGCCTACCTCACTTACACCTTTGCCCTCTTCCTGCCCCTGTCCCTGGCCATGCTGGCCGCCCTCCCAGCCGCCTTCCTCTTCGGACTTTTGGTGGAAAGGGGTTTTGTGCGGCCCCTTCTGGGGCGGAACGTGGTGGCGGTGATCATGGCCACCATTGGGTTGGCCGCGGCCCTGGACGGCGGGGTCCAGCTGGTCTGGGGGCCGGATCTTAAGTACCTCAGTGGGGAACTCCCCCAGCTCGGCTTCCAGTTGGGGGAGGTGTTCGTACCCTCCAGGGCCGTCTGGAACCTCCTCTTGGCCTTGCCCCTGGGCCTTGGCCTCCTCTGGCTCCTTCGGAGAAGCCGCTACGGCATCCTGGTGCGGGCCATCTCCGAAAGGGAAGTGGCCGCCCTGGCCTTGGGGATTCCCACAGCCCGCATCCTGGCCGGGGTTTGGGGGATCTCGGCCCTCCTGGCCACCTTGGCGGGAGCCCTTTTGGCGGTGGCTAGCGGGGTAGGCCCCAACCTGGTTTTCCTGGGCCTCAAGGTCTTCCCCGTGGCCATCCTGGGCGGGCTGGACTCGGTGGGGGGGGCCCTGCTGGCAGGGTTTATCCTTGGGGTCTTGGAAGCGCTTTCCCAACGCTATCTGGAACCCATCCTCCCCGGATTCACCGAGGCCTTGCCCTTCGTGGTGGTCCTTTTCGTGCTCCTGGTGCGCCCCTATGGCCTATTGGGCGAGCGGCAGATTGAGAGGGTGTGA
- a CDS encoding ABC transporter ATP-binding protein, translating to MVLSVENLKVVYRGVILVLDGVSLEVREGEAVALLGPNGAGKSSLVRAVSGLLPKFEGRVLDGHVRLLGQEATHLDPVRITGLGLTAVLEGRPLFRYLTPVENLVAAGHRLSPRELKEGMEEVFARFPRLYERRHEQAGYLSGGEQQMLLLGMALLTRPRVLVVDEPSLGLAPKLVEEVMRTLEALRREKNLSLLLVEQNARAALAIVDRVYVMERGRVVFEGDAKTAQEDQDVMEFYLGKEEVGFRQAKRYRRRKRWV from the coding sequence ATGGTCCTGTCCGTAGAAAACCTCAAGGTGGTCTACCGGGGGGTGATCCTGGTCCTGGACGGGGTTTCCCTGGAGGTGAGGGAAGGGGAAGCGGTGGCCCTTTTGGGGCCCAACGGGGCCGGCAAAAGCTCTTTGGTGCGAGCGGTGTCGGGGCTTCTCCCCAAGTTTGAGGGAAGGGTGCTGGATGGGCACGTGCGCCTCTTGGGCCAGGAGGCCACCCATCTGGACCCGGTGCGCATCACGGGCCTGGGGCTTACCGCGGTCCTCGAGGGCCGCCCCCTCTTCCGCTACCTGACCCCCGTGGAGAACCTGGTGGCCGCCGGCCACCGCCTCTCTCCCCGGGAGCTTAAGGAGGGCATGGAAGAGGTCTTCGCCCGTTTCCCCCGGCTCTACGAAAGGCGCCACGAGCAGGCGGGCTACCTTTCCGGGGGCGAGCAGCAGATGCTGCTATTGGGCATGGCCCTCCTCACCCGGCCCAGGGTGCTGGTGGTGGACGAGCCTTCCTTGGGCCTAGCCCCCAAGCTGGTGGAGGAGGTGATGCGCACCCTGGAGGCCTTAAGGCGGGAGAAAAACCTGAGCCTCCTTTTGGTGGAGCAAAACGCCCGGGCAGCCCTGGCCATCGTGGACCGGGTTTACGTCATGGAACGGGGTCGGGTGGTGTTTGAAGGCGATGCCAAAACCGCCCAGGAGGACCAGGACGTGATGGAGTTCTACCTGGGCAAGGAGGAGGTTGGCTTCCGCCAGGCCAAGCGCTACCGAAGGAGGAAGCGGTGGGTGTGA
- a CDS encoding ABC transporter substrate-binding protein produces the protein MKRREFLRKLGVGGLTALGMPYFAAAQARPVKLAALLPLTGPFAFAGNAGREGFVDGVDYVNEVLGGIGGRRLELIVEDTGYDVAKGTAAFNRVVSRERPDELLFVYGDSTGLSKALAPEIARMSLPYSATSFANELADPKTYPTIFVFGPTYNDMMEALLRQVRLQKGRARIALVYSNTEFGRDPIPYAKERAKALGMEVVHEEVTPPAFTDATPVVLNLRRANPDFVILQGYALSAEPLILRAAREQGLQAQFMGTYYSADLALIQRAGPAAEGFTVTYHNAYWYDTLVPAVDEMRKFRQRKGRDTSYRPTYYMGSLAVVLGIAEAMRRAAQAGKLTRAGVVEYLDKLGDYNGLGLQRSYQFVNHRLPYTKLYRASVKDGRFNAITDWVKLA, from the coding sequence ATGAAGCGCAGGGAGTTTCTAAGGAAGCTGGGTGTAGGTGGGTTGACGGCCTTAGGCATGCCCTATTTCGCCGCCGCTCAGGCACGGCCTGTTAAGCTGGCTGCCCTCCTTCCCCTCACCGGGCCCTTCGCCTTCGCGGGCAACGCCGGGCGGGAGGGGTTCGTGGACGGGGTGGACTACGTGAACGAGGTCCTGGGCGGGATCGGGGGCCGCAGGCTGGAGCTCATTGTGGAGGATACCGGCTACGACGTGGCCAAGGGCACCGCCGCCTTCAACCGGGTGGTATCCCGGGAGCGTCCCGATGAGCTTCTCTTCGTCTACGGGGACTCCACCGGGCTTTCCAAGGCCCTGGCCCCGGAGATCGCCCGCATGAGCCTCCCCTACTCCGCCACCAGCTTTGCCAACGAGCTGGCCGACCCCAAAACCTACCCCACCATCTTCGTCTTCGGCCCCACCTACAACGACATGATGGAGGCCCTCCTCCGCCAGGTCCGCCTGCAAAAGGGCCGGGCCAGGATCGCCTTGGTTTACTCCAACACCGAGTTCGGGCGCGACCCCATCCCTTACGCCAAGGAGAGGGCCAAGGCCTTAGGCATGGAGGTGGTCCACGAGGAGGTGACACCCCCCGCCTTCACCGACGCCACCCCGGTGGTGCTGAACCTGCGCCGGGCAAACCCCGACTTCGTGATCCTTCAAGGCTATGCCCTTTCCGCGGAACCCCTCATCCTGCGGGCCGCCAGGGAGCAAGGCCTACAAGCCCAGTTTATGGGCACCTACTACTCGGCGGACCTAGCCCTCATCCAGCGGGCTGGTCCAGCTGCGGAGGGCTTCACCGTCACCTACCACAATGCCTACTGGTACGACACCCTGGTGCCAGCGGTGGACGAGATGCGGAAGTTCCGCCAGAGGAAGGGCCGGGACACCTCCTACCGCCCCACCTACTACATGGGTAGCTTGGCGGTGGTCTTGGGCATCGCCGAGGCCATGCGCCGGGCGGCGCAGGCAGGCAAACTCACCCGGGCAGGGGTGGTGGAGTACTTGGACAAGCTCGGGGACTACAACGGCCTGGGCCTACAGCGGAGCTACCAGTTCGTGAACCATCGCCTGCCCTACACCAAGCTGTACCGGGCCAGTGTGAAGGATGGCCGCTTCAACGCCATTACCGATTGGGTCAAGCTGGCTTAG